In one Streptomyces venezuelae genomic region, the following are encoded:
- a CDS encoding primosomal protein N' → MSRENEVEGGGAEEPEQLALIRESVRRAKVPRAKPRTWRGAALAKELPVARVLVDKGVLHLDRYFDYAVPQELDAEAQPGVRVRVRFGAGSRNVREGRREGGGLIDGFIVERCAETEYTGPLAALAQVVSPEPVLDSGLLELARAVADRYAGSLADVLQLAVPPRHARAESKAAPEPPAPPAAPEPGSWGRYGHGPEFLRSLASGGAPRAVWTALPGPQWAEEIARAVQATLASGRGALVVVPTGRPAARVDAALTELLGPGQHALLTADAGQERRYQEWLAVRRGTVRAVVGTRAAMFAPVRNLGLVVVWDDGDSNHSDDRAPFPHVREVLELRATRDKCGFLLGSWSCTVEAAQLVESGWAAPLVADREQVRGNAPLVRTVGDLDLARDEAARAARLPTLAWQVAREGLKHGPVLVQVPRRGYVPRLACERCREPARCRHCAGPLEAQESGAALRCGWCGVAEAAWHCESCGGFRLRAQVVGARRTAEELGRAFPAVPVRTSGREQVLDTVPGAPALVVSTPGAEPVAEGGYAAALLLDGWAMLGRPDLRAGEDALRRWVGAAALVRPQGVGGTVVVVAEPTLRPVQALVRWDPVGHAVRELAERAELGFPPVSRMAAVAGPSEALAEFLAGAELPGDAVVLGPVPVRGGGPGGPGGPGGGGGAGSGGSRRGAGAAPASEPWERVLIRVPPGSGAALAASLKTAQAARMARGAKGAREAGGEPVRVRVDPLDIG, encoded by the coding sequence GTGAGCAGGGAGAACGAGGTCGAGGGCGGGGGAGCCGAGGAGCCGGAGCAGCTCGCGCTGATTCGTGAGTCGGTGCGCAGGGCCAAGGTGCCGCGTGCCAAGCCCCGGACCTGGCGGGGGGCCGCGCTGGCCAAGGAGCTGCCGGTCGCGCGCGTGCTCGTGGACAAGGGTGTGCTGCACCTCGACCGCTATTTCGACTACGCCGTGCCGCAGGAGCTGGACGCCGAGGCGCAGCCCGGGGTGCGGGTCCGGGTGCGGTTCGGGGCCGGGTCGCGGAACGTGCGGGAGGGGCGGCGTGAAGGTGGCGGGCTGATCGACGGGTTCATCGTCGAGCGGTGCGCGGAGACGGAGTACACGGGGCCGCTTGCGGCGCTGGCGCAGGTCGTGTCGCCGGAGCCGGTGCTCGACTCCGGGCTCCTGGAGCTGGCGAGGGCCGTCGCCGACCGGTACGCGGGCAGTCTCGCCGACGTGCTGCAGCTCGCGGTGCCGCCCCGGCACGCGCGGGCCGAGTCCAAGGCGGCTCCCGAGCCGCCCGCCCCGCCGGCCGCGCCCGAACCGGGGAGCTGGGGGAGGTACGGGCACGGGCCGGAGTTCCTGCGCTCCCTCGCCTCGGGGGGCGCGCCCCGCGCCGTGTGGACGGCGTTGCCCGGGCCGCAGTGGGCCGAGGAGATCGCCCGCGCCGTCCAGGCCACCCTCGCCTCCGGGCGGGGCGCGCTCGTCGTCGTGCCGACCGGGCGGCCCGCCGCGCGCGTGGACGCCGCGCTCACCGAGCTGCTCGGCCCCGGGCAGCATGCGCTGCTCACCGCCGACGCCGGGCAGGAGCGGCGCTACCAGGAGTGGCTCGCCGTGCGGCGCGGGACCGTGCGGGCCGTCGTCGGCACCCGGGCCGCCATGTTCGCGCCCGTACGGAACCTGGGCCTCGTCGTCGTCTGGGACGACGGGGACTCCAACCACAGCGACGACCGGGCCCCTTTTCCGCATGTGCGAGAAGTGTTGGAGCTGCGGGCCACGCGGGACAAGTGCGGCTTCCTGCTCGGGAGTTGGAGTTGCACGGTCGAGGCGGCGCAACTCGTCGAGAGCGGGTGGGCCGCGCCGCTCGTCGCCGACCGCGAGCAGGTGCGGGGGAACGCGCCGCTCGTGCGGACCGTGGGCGACCTGGACCTCGCGCGGGACGAGGCGGCGCGGGCCGCGCGCTTGCCGACGCTGGCGTGGCAGGTCGCCCGTGAGGGGCTGAAGCACGGGCCCGTCCTGGTGCAGGTGCCGCGGCGCGGGTATGTGCCGCGGCTCGCCTGCGAGCGCTGCCGTGAGCCCGCACGGTGCCGCCACTGCGCCGGGCCCCTGGAGGCGCAGGAGAGCGGGGCGGCCCTGCGGTGCGGCTGGTGCGGCGTGGCGGAGGCCGCTTGGCACTGCGAGTCCTGCGGCGGGTTCCGGCTGCGGGCACAGGTCGTCGGGGCGCGCAGGACCGCGGAGGAGCTGGGCCGGGCGTTCCCCGCGGTGCCGGTGCGGACGTCGGGCCGCGAGCAGGTTCTCGACACGGTGCCGGGGGCGCCGGCGCTGGTGGTGAGCACACCGGGTGCGGAGCCCGTGGCCGAGGGCGGTTACGCGGCCGCCCTGCTGCTCGACGGCTGGGCGATGCTTGGCCGGCCCGACCTGCGGGCGGGCGAGGACGCGCTGCGGCGGTGGGTCGGTGCCGCGGCACTGGTCCGTCCGCAGGGCGTGGGCGGCACGGTGGTGGTCGTGGCCGAGCCGACCCTGCGGCCGGTGCAGGCGCTGGTGCGGTGGGACCCGGTGGGCCACGCGGTGCGGGAACTCGCGGAGCGCGCCGAGCTGGGCTTCCCGCCGGTGTCGCGCATGGCGGCGGTGGCGGGTCCGTCCGAGGCGCTCGCGGAGTTCCTGGCGGGTGCGGAACTGCCGGGGGACGCGGTGGTGTTGGGGCCGGTTCCGGTGCGGGGTGGCGGGCCGGGAGGTCCCGGCGGTCCTGGCGGGGGCGGCGGGGCCGGTTCCGGGGGGTCGCGGCGTGGTGCGGGGGCGGCGCCCGCGTCCGAGCCGTGGGAGCGGGTGCTGATCCGGGTGCCGCCGGGCAGCGGGGCGGCTCTCGCCGCTTCGCTGAAGACGGCGCAGGCGGCGCGGATGGCGCGGGGGGCGAAGGGTGCGCGGGAGGCGGGGGGAGAGCCCGTGCGGGTGCGGGTCGATCCGTTGGACATCGGGTGA
- the fmt gene encoding methionyl-tRNA formyltransferase, protein MKLVFAGTPEVAVPALDALIASDRHEVAAVVTRPDAPAGRGRRLVASPVAERAEEAGIEVLKPAKPRDEDFLARLREIGPDCCPVVAYGALLPKTALDIPARGWVNLHFSLLPAWRGAAPVQHAVMAGDEITGASTFLIEQGLDSGPVYGTVTEAVRPTDTSGDLLTRLAFAGSGLLVATMDGIEDGSLQAVSQPADGVTLAPKITVEDAQVDWAAPAMRVDRVVRGCTPAPGAWTVFRGERLKIIQAGLVQDRTDLAPGEISAAKNNVYVGSGSHAVELLWVQPQGKKPMRGADWARGVRIAPGERMGRGDVG, encoded by the coding sequence GTGAAGCTTGTCTTCGCCGGCACTCCCGAGGTCGCCGTCCCCGCGCTGGACGCCCTGATCGCCTCCGACCGGCACGAGGTCGCCGCCGTGGTGACCCGCCCGGACGCGCCTGCGGGGCGGGGCCGCAGGCTCGTCGCGAGCCCGGTCGCGGAGCGCGCGGAGGAGGCCGGCATCGAGGTGCTCAAGCCCGCCAAGCCGCGCGACGAGGACTTCCTGGCGCGGCTGCGCGAGATCGGCCCCGACTGCTGCCCCGTCGTCGCGTACGGCGCGCTGCTGCCGAAGACCGCCCTGGACATCCCGGCCCGCGGCTGGGTCAACCTGCACTTCTCGCTGCTGCCCGCGTGGCGCGGCGCCGCGCCGGTGCAGCACGCGGTGATGGCGGGCGACGAGATCACCGGCGCCTCCACCTTCCTGATCGAGCAGGGCCTCGACTCCGGGCCCGTGTACGGCACGGTCACCGAAGCGGTGCGGCCCACCGACACCAGCGGGGACCTGCTCACGCGCCTGGCGTTCGCGGGCTCCGGCCTGCTGGTCGCGACGATGGACGGCATCGAGGACGGGAGCCTGCAGGCGGTGTCGCAGCCCGCCGACGGCGTCACCCTCGCCCCGAAGATCACCGTCGAGGACGCGCAGGTGGACTGGGCGGCGCCCGCGATGCGGGTGGACCGTGTCGTGCGGGGCTGCACCCCCGCGCCCGGCGCCTGGACCGTCTTCCGCGGCGAGCGGCTGAAGATCATCCAGGCCGGCCTCGTCCAGGACCGCACCGACCTCGCGCCCGGTGAGATCTCCGCGGCGAAGAACAACGTGTACGTCGGTTCCGGTTCGCACGCCGTCGAGCTGCTCTGGGTCCAGCCGCAGGGCAAGAAGCCGATGCGCGGAGCGGACTGGGCACGCGGGGTCCGGATCGCCCCGGGTGAGCGGATGGGGCGCGGCGACGTAGGCTGA
- a CDS encoding RsmB/NOP family class I SAM-dependent RNA methyltransferase codes for MNDQPNRRPRKPSGKSGKPYRRPQKDPVRYLAFEALRAVDERDAYANLVLPPLLKKARDKGDFDTRDAALATELVYGTLRRQGTYDAIVAACIDRPLREVDPPVLDVLNLGVHQLLGTRIPTHAAVSASVELARVVLGDGRAKFVNAVLRKVSQDDLDGWVEKVAPPYDEDAEDHLAIVHSHPRWVVSALWDSLGGGRAGIEDLLEADNERPEVTLVARPGRTTADELLDSVGEDSALPGRWSPYAVRLSEGGEPGSLEAVREGRAGVQDEGSQLVALALANAPLDGPDEKWLDGCAGPGGKAALLAGLAAQRGAALLASEKQPHRAGLVAQALAGNPGPYQVIAADGTRPPWRPGTFDRVLMDVPCTGLGALRRRPEARWRRRPQDLDGFAPLQRALLRNALESVRVGGIVGYATCSPHLAETRAVVDDVLKHGGGAELVDARPLMQGVPALGDGPDVQLWPHLHGTDAMYLALIRRTA; via the coding sequence TTGAACGACCAGCCGAACCGGCGACCCCGCAAGCCTTCCGGGAAGTCCGGCAAGCCCTACCGCCGCCCCCAGAAGGACCCCGTCCGCTACCTCGCCTTCGAGGCGCTGCGGGCGGTCGACGAGCGCGACGCGTACGCCAACCTCGTCCTGCCGCCCCTCCTCAAGAAGGCGCGCGACAAGGGCGACTTCGACACGCGGGACGCGGCGCTCGCCACCGAGCTGGTCTACGGAACGCTCCGCCGCCAGGGGACGTACGACGCGATCGTCGCGGCCTGCATCGACCGGCCGCTGCGCGAGGTCGACCCGCCGGTCCTCGACGTGCTCAACCTCGGCGTGCACCAGCTGCTCGGCACGCGCATCCCGACGCACGCGGCCGTCTCCGCCTCGGTGGAGCTGGCCCGCGTGGTGCTCGGCGACGGGCGCGCCAAGTTCGTCAACGCCGTGCTGCGCAAGGTCTCCCAGGACGACCTCGACGGCTGGGTGGAGAAGGTCGCGCCGCCCTACGACGAGGACGCCGAGGACCACCTCGCCATCGTCCACTCCCACCCGCGCTGGGTCGTCTCGGCGCTGTGGGACTCGCTCGGCGGTGGCCGCGCCGGCATCGAGGACCTGCTGGAGGCGGACAACGAGCGGCCCGAGGTGACGCTCGTGGCGCGCCCCGGCCGCACCACCGCCGACGAACTCCTCGACTCCGTCGGCGAGGACTCCGCGCTGCCCGGGCGCTGGTCGCCGTATGCCGTGCGGCTCAGCGAGGGCGGCGAACCCGGCTCCCTGGAGGCCGTGCGCGAGGGGCGCGCGGGCGTCCAGGACGAGGGCAGCCAGCTGGTCGCGCTCGCACTCGCGAACGCCCCGCTGGACGGGCCCGACGAGAAGTGGCTCGACGGCTGCGCGGGCCCCGGCGGCAAGGCGGCCCTGCTCGCCGGACTCGCCGCCCAGCGCGGCGCCGCGCTGCTCGCCTCCGAGAAGCAGCCGCACCGGGCCGGCCTCGTCGCCCAGGCGCTCGCCGGGAACCCCGGCCCCTACCAGGTCATCGCGGCCGACGGCACCCGCCCGCCGTGGCGGCCCGGCACCTTCGACCGCGTCCTGATGGACGTGCCCTGCACGGGACTCGGCGCCCTGCGCCGCCGCCCCGAGGCCCGCTGGCGTCGCCGCCCGCAGGACCTGGACGGCTTCGCGCCGCTCCAGCGCGCGCTGCTGCGCAACGCGTTGGAGTCGGTGCGGGTCGGCGGCATCGTCGGGTACGCCACGTGCTCCCCGCACCTCGCCGAGACGCGGGCCGTCGTGGACGACGTCCTCAAGCACGGCGGCGGCGCCGAACTCGTCGACGCGCGGCCGCTGATGCAGGGCGTTCCGGCGCTGGGCGACGGCCCCGACGTACAGCTGTGGCCGCATCTGCACGGGACGGACGCGATGTACCTGGCGCTGATCCGGCGCACCGCCTGA
- a CDS encoding MFS transporter yields the protein MRPVSAAPPDPTESRSDVRATWRARLREAVVPLAGRGFRLHWCGCLLSWAGSAVAPLALAFAALATGGGPQTLGIVLAAGVLPQIVLLPLGGVIADRYHRFRVMVWCNVVCALVETAAACLLWSGAVHTWQLAVTSGVCGSASAFFVPAADGAVVEVVPTGQRRTANALLKFGQNMGKMAGPALGGVLIAAAGPALALVWDAVTFAVSAVLFARIKVDRAAVRPDSAAPREGRPGRGLRGEMGRGWQEVWQRRWLAVMVCQAAVTGSAWLAGYQMLGPLYAQRVLGGAALWGVVVSAFTGGLIAGAALALAWRPSAAGAVVCGGTVMLALPLAAMAVRAPLPALVAAFVVAGAGLELAMVVWLSLLQERIPGDRLSRVLSYSTLGQMLPVPVAYLLTGPVAARLGLDTTLVWAAAVVMAAALLPLVLPQVRRLTITPTTRP from the coding sequence GTGAGGCCGGTCAGCGCGGCGCCGCCGGATCCGACGGAGTCACGGTCCGACGTACGGGCCACGTGGCGGGCCCGGCTGCGCGAGGCCGTCGTGCCGCTCGCCGGGCGTGGTTTCCGGCTGCACTGGTGCGGCTGCCTGTTGTCGTGGGCGGGTTCGGCCGTCGCCCCGCTGGCGCTCGCTTTCGCCGCGCTCGCCACCGGCGGTGGCCCGCAGACCCTGGGGATCGTGCTCGCGGCCGGCGTCCTGCCACAGATCGTCCTGCTGCCGCTCGGTGGCGTGATCGCAGACCGGTACCACCGCTTCCGGGTGATGGTGTGGTGCAACGTCGTGTGCGCGCTCGTCGAGACGGCGGCCGCGTGTCTGCTCTGGTCGGGAGCCGTCCACACCTGGCAGCTCGCGGTCACGTCGGGGGTGTGCGGCTCGGCGAGCGCCTTCTTCGTGCCTGCGGCGGACGGTGCCGTCGTCGAGGTGGTGCCGACCGGACAGCGGCGCACGGCCAACGCCCTCCTGAAGTTCGGGCAGAACATGGGGAAGATGGCGGGACCGGCGCTCGGCGGCGTGCTCATCGCCGCGGCGGGCCCGGCCCTGGCGCTCGTCTGGGACGCGGTGACGTTCGCGGTGTCTGCCGTGCTGTTCGCGCGGATCAAGGTGGACCGGGCGGCCGTACGTCCGGACTCCGCGGCGCCACGCGAGGGCAGGCCGGGTAGGGGCCTGCGGGGTGAGATGGGACGCGGCTGGCAGGAGGTGTGGCAGCGGCGCTGGCTGGCGGTGATGGTGTGCCAGGCCGCCGTGACCGGCTCCGCGTGGCTGGCGGGCTACCAGATGCTGGGGCCCCTGTACGCGCAACGGGTCCTCGGCGGGGCCGCGCTGTGGGGCGTGGTCGTGTCCGCGTTCACCGGCGGTCTGATCGCGGGGGCCGCGCTGGCACTCGCGTGGCGGCCGTCCGCCGCGGGTGCCGTCGTGTGCGGGGGGACGGTGATGCTGGCCCTGCCCCTCGCGGCGATGGCCGTCCGTGCCCCGCTGCCCGCGCTGGTGGCCGCCTTCGTTGTGGCGGGTGCGGGCCTGGAGCTCGCCATGGTCGTATGGCTCTCGCTGCTCCAGGAACGCATCCCGGGCGACCGGCTCAGCCGGGTCCTGTCGTACTCGACGCTCGGCCAGATGCTGCCCGTACCCGTCGCCTACCTCCTGACCGGGCCCGTGGCCGCCCGGCTCGGACTGGACACCACCCTCGTCTGGGCGGCTGCCGTCGTCATGGCCGCCGCGCTGCTCCCGCTGGTCCTGCCACAGGTGCGGCGCCTCACCATCACGCCCACGACAAGGCCTTAG
- a CDS encoding MMPL family transporter yields MAEERRQERRGVAWLVCGRRAKWLVVLFWLVVIIVAAPLAQKLTDAQENDAESWLPGSAESTQVLDISAEFRPEVIPAIVVYAREGGLTAADREQITEDVRQAGELRAHGIRGAETRGPVYDEKANPEAAQVAVPITMDAEGWERIGPAVDSIRERVGNGGDGLAVHITGPGGTGADSAEAFEGIDSTLLLAAAGIVIVILLFTYRSPTLLLAPLLSVITALFTAQALVYLLAEHADLTVNGQSAGILTVLVFGAGTDYALLLVARYREELRRHEDRHEAMALALHRAGPAVLASGATVVLSMLVLLAAEMNSTSGLGPVAAIGVTVGLLAMLSLFPALLVIFGRWFFWPLIPHVGSPEPTERGLWARTGRRIDRRPRLIWGVTAATLALLSLGLLQLRAEGLSNADAFTDKPDSITGQEVLARHFPAGSGDPLVIVAGQAQDDAVVRVVRDTRGVVPASVARPPGTKAEHDGKVLFEATLTDPSDSAAAKRTVERVRDAVHAVPDADARVGGGTAALLDMDRATAHDNKLIIPLVLAVVLLILAVLLRAVVAPLLLIATVVLSFATALGLSALAFRHLFDYAGEPTDFPLFVFVFLVALGIDYNIFLSTRIREEAGHQGTRAGVLTGLAATGAVITSAGLVLAGTFAALGTLPMVAFAEIGFAVALGVLLDTFVVRSVLVTALFLDVGPKVWWPHPLARRGD; encoded by the coding sequence ATGGCGGAGGAACGGCGGCAGGAGCGGCGCGGCGTCGCGTGGCTGGTCTGCGGGCGGCGCGCCAAGTGGCTGGTGGTGCTGTTCTGGCTGGTGGTGATCATCGTCGCGGCGCCCCTGGCCCAGAAGCTCACCGACGCCCAGGAGAACGACGCGGAGTCCTGGCTGCCCGGCTCCGCCGAATCGACCCAAGTACTGGACATCTCGGCCGAGTTCAGGCCCGAGGTGATCCCGGCGATCGTCGTGTACGCACGCGAAGGCGGCCTCACCGCGGCGGACCGCGAGCAGATCACCGAGGACGTCCGCCAGGCCGGGGAACTGCGCGCCCACGGCATCCGCGGCGCCGAGACCCGCGGCCCCGTGTACGACGAGAAGGCGAACCCCGAGGCGGCTCAGGTGGCCGTCCCGATCACCATGGACGCCGAGGGCTGGGAGCGCATCGGACCCGCCGTCGACAGCATCCGGGAACGGGTCGGGAACGGCGGCGACGGCCTCGCCGTGCACATCACCGGGCCCGGCGGCACCGGCGCGGACTCGGCGGAGGCCTTCGAGGGCATCGACTCGACGCTGCTGCTCGCGGCGGCCGGCATCGTGATCGTCATCCTGCTGTTCACCTACCGCAGCCCGACGCTGCTCCTCGCCCCGCTGCTCTCCGTGATCACCGCGCTGTTCACGGCCCAGGCCCTCGTCTACCTCCTCGCCGAGCACGCCGACCTCACCGTCAACGGCCAGAGCGCGGGCATCCTGACGGTCCTCGTCTTCGGCGCGGGCACCGACTACGCGCTCCTCCTGGTCGCTCGCTATCGCGAAGAACTCCGCCGCCACGAGGACCGCCACGAGGCGATGGCCCTCGCCCTGCACCGGGCGGGTCCCGCGGTCCTCGCGTCGGGCGCGACGGTCGTCCTGAGCATGCTGGTGCTGCTGGCCGCCGAGATGAACTCGACGAGCGGCCTCGGCCCGGTCGCCGCGATCGGCGTCACGGTGGGGCTCCTGGCGATGCTGTCGCTCTTCCCCGCCCTGCTCGTCATCTTCGGCCGGTGGTTCTTCTGGCCGCTGATCCCGCACGTCGGCTCCCCCGAACCGACCGAGCGCGGCCTGTGGGCGCGCACGGGCCGGCGCATCGACCGCCGCCCGCGGCTGATCTGGGGCGTCACGGCGGCGACCCTCGCACTCCTCTCGCTCGGGCTCCTGCAACTGCGGGCCGAGGGCCTCAGCAACGCCGACGCCTTCACCGACAAGCCGGACTCGATCACCGGCCAGGAGGTCCTCGCACGGCACTTCCCCGCGGGCTCCGGCGATCCGCTGGTGATCGTGGCCGGTCAGGCGCAGGACGACGCCGTCGTCCGCGTCGTACGGGACACGCGCGGCGTGGTGCCCGCGAGTGTCGCACGGCCGCCGGGGACGAAGGCCGAGCACGACGGCAAGGTGCTGTTCGAGGCGACGCTGACCGATCCGTCCGACAGCGCGGCCGCGAAACGGACGGTGGAACGGGTGCGCGACGCCGTCCACGCCGTACCCGACGCGGACGCGCGGGTGGGCGGCGGCACGGCGGCCCTGCTCGACATGGACCGCGCCACGGCCCACGACAACAAACTGATCATCCCGCTCGTCCTCGCCGTGGTCCTGCTGATCCTCGCGGTGCTGCTGCGCGCGGTGGTGGCCCCGCTGCTGCTCATCGCGACGGTGGTCCTGTCCTTCGCGACGGCCCTCGGCCTCAGCGCGCTGGCCTTCCGCCACCTCTTCGACTACGCGGGCGAGCCGACGGACTTCCCGCTCTTCGTCTTCGTGTTCCTGGTGGCACTCGGCATCGACTACAACATCTTCCTGTCGACCCGCATCCGTGAGGAGGCGGGCCACCAGGGCACGCGCGCGGGCGTCCTGACCGGCCTCGCCGCGACCGGCGCGGTGATCACCTCGGCGGGCCTGGTCCTCGCGGGCACGTTCGCGGCGCTCGGCACGCTCCCGATGGTGGCGTTCGCCGAGATCGGCTTCGCGGTGGCGCTCGGCGTCCTTCTCGACACCTTCGTCGTCCGTTCGGTCCTGGTGACGGCGCTGTTCCTGGACGTGGGGCCGAAGGTGTGGTGGCCGCATCCGCTGGCACGGCGTGGGGACTAA
- the rpe gene encoding ribulose-phosphate 3-epimerase, with translation MAVQINPSILSADFARLAEEAKAVEGADWLHVDVMDNHFVPNLTLGVPIVESLARATDTPLDCHLMIEDPDRWAPQYVEAGAGSVTFHAEAAAAPVRLAREIRAKGARASMALKPATPIEPFEDLLPELDMLLIMTVEPGFGGQAFLDIMLPKIRRTRELIAKHGLEMWLQVDGGVSAETIERCAEAGADVFVAGSAVYGAKDPADAVRSLRTQAEAKTASSGWACDH, from the coding sequence ATGGCCGTGCAGATCAACCCCAGCATCCTGTCCGCGGACTTCGCCCGTCTTGCCGAGGAGGCAAAGGCAGTCGAAGGCGCCGACTGGCTCCACGTCGACGTGATGGACAACCACTTCGTCCCGAACCTCACGCTCGGGGTGCCGATCGTAGAGTCGCTGGCCCGTGCGACGGACACGCCTCTGGACTGCCATCTGATGATCGAGGACCCCGATCGCTGGGCCCCGCAGTACGTCGAGGCGGGCGCCGGGTCCGTCACCTTCCACGCGGAGGCGGCCGCGGCCCCGGTCCGGCTCGCGCGCGAGATCCGCGCCAAGGGCGCCCGCGCCTCGATGGCGCTGAAGCCCGCGACGCCCATCGAGCCGTTCGAGGATCTGCTCCCCGAGCTCGACATGCTGCTGATCATGACGGTCGAGCCCGGCTTCGGTGGCCAGGCGTTCCTCGACATCATGCTGCCCAAGATCCGCCGCACCCGTGAGCTGATCGCCAAGCACGGCCTGGAGATGTGGCTGCAGGTCGACGGCGGCGTCTCGGCCGAGACCATCGAGCGCTGCGCCGAGGCCGGGGCCGACGTCTTCGTCGCCGGCTCCGCGGTCTACGGCGCCAAGGATCCCGCGGACGCGGTACGTTCATTGCGCACCCAAGCCGAGGCAAAGACCGCGTCAAGCGGCTGGGCGTGCGACCACTGA
- a CDS encoding sugar-binding transcriptional regulator produces MNSSEESAVSAMSAGRSAMRMGPAELVQAAAMARRFYLEGKSKIQIAEEFGVSRFKVARVLETALERDLVRIEIRVPAELDAERSDALRARYGLRHAVVVESPAPADEIDESPDPENLGEVAADLLGELVTEGDVLGLAWGRSTIHMAAALDQLPPCTVVQLTGVYDAGTAERGSVEAVRRAAQVSGGEAHPIYAPMLLPDPATAAALRNQTGIARAFEYFDKVTVACVSIGSWEPGISTVHDMLSDEERAHYASLGVAAEMSAHLFDAEGRRVGRDLGERCITVEADRLRRIPEVVAIAGGQRKAAAIDAVLRSGLVTSLVTDTAAADQLLVAGAAPRPALDRADPDGS; encoded by the coding sequence GTGAACAGCAGTGAGGAGAGCGCCGTGTCGGCCATGTCGGCGGGTCGGTCAGCCATGCGGATGGGACCCGCGGAGCTGGTGCAGGCGGCGGCCATGGCCCGCCGCTTCTACCTCGAGGGCAAGTCCAAGATCCAGATCGCCGAGGAGTTCGGCGTCAGCCGCTTCAAGGTGGCGCGGGTCCTGGAGACCGCCCTGGAGCGTGATCTCGTGCGTATCGAGATCCGGGTGCCCGCCGAGCTGGACGCGGAGCGCTCGGACGCGCTGCGCGCCCGCTACGGCCTGCGGCACGCCGTCGTCGTGGAGTCGCCGGCGCCCGCCGACGAGATCGACGAGTCGCCCGACCCGGAGAACCTCGGGGAGGTGGCGGCGGACCTCCTCGGCGAGCTCGTCACCGAGGGCGACGTGCTCGGCCTCGCCTGGGGCCGCTCCACGATCCACATGGCGGCCGCGCTGGACCAGCTGCCGCCCTGCACGGTCGTGCAGCTGACGGGTGTGTACGACGCCGGGACCGCGGAGCGCGGCTCCGTCGAGGCCGTCCGCCGCGCCGCCCAGGTGTCCGGCGGCGAGGCCCACCCCATCTATGCGCCGATGCTGCTGCCCGACCCCGCGACCGCGGCGGCGCTGCGCAACCAGACCGGCATCGCCCGCGCCTTCGAGTACTTCGACAAGGTCACGGTCGCCTGCGTCTCCATCGGCTCCTGGGAGCCGGGGATCTCCACCGTCCACGACATGCTCAGTGACGAGGAGCGGGCGCACTACGCCTCGCTGGGCGTCGCCGCGGAGATGTCGGCCCACCTGTTCGACGCCGAGGGGCGTCGGGTCGGGCGGGACCTCGGGGAGCGGTGCATCACCGTCGAGGCGGATCGGCTCCGGCGGATTCCGGAAGTCGTCGCCATCGCGGGCGGGCAGCGGAAGGCTGCCGCCATCGACGCGGTGCTGCGGTCCGGGCTTGTCACCAGCCTGGTGACGGACACGGCTGCTGCCGATCAGTTGCTTGTCGCCGGGGCCGCGCCTCGGCCCGCACTTGATCGGGCGGATCCGGACGGGAGCTGA
- a CDS encoding ribonuclease domain-containing protein, with product MVYRFVPRALGVLLACFAVFVAGCSSAGGDRDAPAWARGMATVQAERLPGEARQTLRLIDDGGPFPYPKDGTVFGNFERELPRQKRGYYHEYTVRTPGERGRGARRIVTGSGDEVYYTDDHYASFKAVLRR from the coding sequence ATGGTGTACCGGTTCGTTCCCCGCGCCCTGGGGGTTCTGCTCGCCTGCTTCGCGGTTTTCGTCGCCGGGTGCTCGTCCGCGGGCGGCGACCGGGACGCCCCCGCCTGGGCCCGTGGCATGGCCACCGTCCAGGCCGAGCGGCTGCCCGGTGAGGCGCGGCAGACGTTGCGTCTCATCGACGACGGGGGCCCCTTCCCGTACCCGAAGGACGGCACCGTCTTCGGCAACTTCGAGCGCGAGCTGCCGCGGCAGAAGCGTGGGTACTACCACGAGTACACCGTCCGCACGCCCGGCGAGCGGGGGCGCGGGGCTCGGCGGATCGTCACCGGGAGCGGTGACGAGGTCTACTACACCGACGACCACTACGCGTCCTTCAAGGCGGTGCTGAGGCGATGA
- a CDS encoding barstar family protein, producing MTTHDAGGDPFTPVLEAVRGAGWATTTLSLSGVTDKAAFMERCARGLGLPDWFGRNWDALADCLTDLSWERPARGRLLVVSGWQEYADAAPGEWRIAQDVFSSAVEHWRGAAEGGLEIVLALGPADSADSADSADCADCADTERGGD from the coding sequence ATGACGACCCACGACGCGGGCGGGGACCCGTTCACGCCCGTGCTGGAGGCCGTGCGCGGCGCAGGATGGGCCACCACGACGCTCTCCCTCTCGGGTGTGACGGACAAGGCCGCCTTCATGGAGCGCTGCGCCCGCGGGCTCGGCCTGCCCGACTGGTTCGGGCGCAACTGGGACGCGCTCGCCGACTGCCTCACCGATCTGTCGTGGGAGCGGCCCGCGCGCGGGAGGCTGCTCGTCGTATCCGGATGGCAGGAGTACGCGGACGCGGCGCCGGGGGAGTGGCGGATCGCCCAGGACGTGTTCTCCTCGGCCGTCGAGCACTGGCGGGGGGCGGCGGAAGGCGGTCTTGAGATCGTGCTCGCGCTCGGTCCCGCCGACAGCGCCGACAGCGCCGACAGCGCCGACTGTGCCGACTGTGCCGACACGGAGCGTGGCGGCGACTGA